A region of Paractinoplanes abujensis DNA encodes the following proteins:
- the tsaB gene encoding tRNA (adenosine(37)-N6)-threonylcarbamoyltransferase complex dimerization subunit type 1 TsaB — protein MLVLALDTATPASTAALVEVTADGLRGLAERRTVDPRAHGEKLAPEIEATLAESGVGPRDLGAIVAGLGPGPFTGLRVGLVTAASMGQALGIPTYGVCSLDGLGRAAGPGRVLIATDARRREVYFATYLDGVRVLGPDVARPGDVAAAIVRAGTPTRSRARNSAATDAAALAESETLEAAISLVGVDAARVAAALARAEAADLIGQATARDDGVDLTGRQTEAPAAGVDGLVDRAAGEGALKYGGLFNVPVEEHLLYPPGAALVALAAERIRAGAPTEALTPLYLRRPDAVEPAGRKPVLT, from the coding sequence GTGCTGGTACTGGCTCTGGACACCGCAACGCCCGCGTCGACCGCGGCGCTGGTGGAAGTGACCGCCGACGGTCTTCGCGGCCTCGCCGAGCGGCGCACCGTCGACCCCCGCGCGCACGGGGAGAAGCTGGCCCCCGAGATCGAGGCCACCCTGGCCGAGTCGGGGGTGGGCCCGCGTGACCTCGGCGCGATCGTGGCCGGGCTCGGGCCGGGGCCGTTCACCGGTCTGCGGGTCGGCCTCGTCACGGCCGCGAGCATGGGGCAGGCGCTCGGCATCCCCACGTACGGGGTCTGCTCGCTCGACGGTCTGGGCCGGGCCGCCGGGCCGGGACGGGTACTGATCGCCACTGACGCCCGGCGGCGTGAGGTCTACTTCGCGACCTACCTCGACGGCGTCCGGGTGCTGGGGCCCGACGTCGCCCGTCCGGGTGACGTGGCCGCCGCGATCGTCCGCGCCGGCACCCCGACCCGCAGCCGCGCCCGCAACAGCGCCGCCACCGACGCCGCCGCCCTGGCCGAGTCCGAGACCCTGGAGGCCGCGATCTCGCTGGTCGGCGTGGACGCGGCCCGGGTCGCCGCCGCGCTGGCCCGGGCCGAGGCGGCCGACCTGATCGGCCAGGCCACCGCCCGCGACGACGGGGTCGACCTGACCGGCCGCCAGACCGAGGCCCCGGCCGCGGGCGTCGACGGACTGGTCGACCGGGCCGCGGGCGAGGGCGCCCTGAAGTACGGCGGCCTGTTCAATGTGCCGGTCGAGGAGCACCTGCTCTATCCGCCCGGCGCCGCCCTGGTCGCGCTGGCCGCCGAGCGTATCCGCGCGGGCGCGCCCACCGAGGCCCTGACCCCGCTCTATCTGCGCCGCCCGGACGCCGTCGAACCGGCCGGCCGCAAACCGGTGCTGACCTGA
- the ung gene encoding uracil-DNA glycosylase, whose product MNLAELLPAEWRAELAGFLDEKATAALGEFVASEYATHTIYPPIEDLFSAYRLCLPEQTRVLILGQDPYHGPGQAHGLSFSVREGVKIPPSLRNVFKELAEDVAVAPPATGDLTGWARQGVLLLNAVLTVRAGAAASHAGKGWEAFTDATIRALDARDDRVVFLLWGGYARKKAALITNPAHVVLEAGHPSPLNREGFRGARPFSAANKALADGGRPVINWDPRTAG is encoded by the coding sequence TTGAATCTGGCGGAGTTGCTGCCGGCCGAGTGGCGAGCCGAGCTTGCCGGTTTTCTCGACGAGAAGGCCACGGCCGCGCTGGGCGAGTTCGTGGCCTCGGAATACGCGACCCACACGATCTATCCGCCGATCGAGGACCTCTTCTCGGCGTACCGGCTGTGCCTGCCCGAGCAGACCCGGGTGCTGATCCTGGGGCAGGACCCGTATCACGGCCCGGGCCAGGCCCACGGGCTCAGTTTCAGCGTGCGCGAAGGTGTGAAGATCCCGCCGTCGCTGCGTAACGTGTTCAAGGAGCTGGCCGAGGACGTCGCGGTCGCGCCGCCGGCCACGGGCGACCTCACCGGCTGGGCGCGGCAGGGTGTGCTGCTGCTCAACGCGGTGCTGACCGTGCGGGCGGGGGCAGCCGCATCGCACGCGGGCAAGGGCTGGGAGGCGTTCACCGACGCCACGATCCGGGCCCTCGACGCCCGCGACGACCGGGTGGTGTTTCTGCTCTGGGGCGGTTACGCACGCAAGAAGGCGGCACTGATCACCAACCCGGCCCACGTCGTGCTCGAGGCGGGGCACCCGAGCCCGCTCAACCGCGAAGGCTTCCGCGGCGCCCGTCCGTTCAGCGCGGCCAACAAGGCCCTCGCCGACGGCGGTCGTCCGGTCATCAACTGGGATCCGCGCACCGCGGGTTAG
- the tsaE gene encoding tRNA (adenosine(37)-N6)-threonylcarbamoyltransferase complex ATPase subunit type 1 TsaE — protein sequence MKLPTVDDTRAFGRRLASVLRPGDLLLLTGPLGAGKTALVQGIGAGLGVTDAITSPTFVIARVHRGRIPLVHADAYRLGDSPDPRAEIDDLDLDASADDAVTVVEWGAGLVEQLNDEYLLVRLDRLEDDTRVAELIPYGGDWAARIARLHTLEERP from the coding sequence GTGAAGCTGCCCACGGTGGACGACACCCGCGCGTTCGGGCGGCGGCTCGCCTCCGTCCTGCGCCCGGGTGATCTGCTGCTGCTCACCGGCCCGCTCGGTGCCGGCAAGACCGCGCTGGTGCAGGGCATCGGGGCCGGGCTCGGAGTGACCGACGCGATCACGTCGCCGACCTTCGTGATCGCCCGCGTCCACCGAGGACGGATCCCGCTGGTGCACGCCGACGCGTACCGGCTGGGTGACAGCCCCGACCCGCGGGCCGAGATCGACGACCTCGATCTGGACGCCTCGGCCGACGACGCGGTCACCGTCGTCGAGTGGGGCGCCGGCCTGGTCGAGCAGCTCAACGACGAATATCTGCTGGTGCGGCTCGACCGCCTGGAGGACGACACCCGGGTGGCCGAGCTGATCCCGTACGGCGGAGACTGGGCCGCGCGCATCGCGCGCCTGCACACACTTGAGGAGAGACCTTGA
- a CDS encoding alpha/beta fold hydrolase yields MSPAGKRAKQVGIAGAAVGVLAAGLATAFAVERVLVRRSISAPGDPHADEPFGDQPYDREVTVTAADGTELHVEIVEPREKSDKPTVVFVHGFALDMGTFYFQRKALTERGDHRLVFCDQPGHGRSSRLNSGDYDIAALGKSLAAVLDRTCPEGHIILVGHSMGGMTIMAFAEQYPEWFGRRVTGVVLMSTSAGLIDKTKLGLPSLVARASAPFFPLWGKAAHLGGTTIDRARVVSSDLAWLLTRRYGFGEPKPSPSLVTFVENMNSKTSVETLTKYLHTLYTHNRFPALSALRGTPVLVIVGTRDYLTPVTHSEEILRHLPDAELVKVDNSGHVVMLEKADEVNAALLPFLERIS; encoded by the coding sequence GTGAGCCCGGCCGGCAAACGAGCCAAGCAGGTCGGCATCGCCGGCGCGGCCGTCGGTGTGCTCGCCGCGGGCCTGGCCACCGCGTTCGCCGTCGAGCGGGTGCTGGTGCGGCGCTCGATCAGCGCGCCCGGCGACCCGCACGCCGACGAGCCGTTCGGCGACCAGCCGTACGACCGGGAGGTGACCGTCACCGCGGCCGACGGCACCGAGCTGCACGTCGAGATCGTCGAACCGCGCGAGAAGAGCGACAAGCCGACGGTCGTCTTCGTGCACGGCTTCGCGCTCGACATGGGCACGTTCTACTTCCAGCGCAAAGCTCTCACCGAACGCGGCGACCACCGTCTGGTCTTCTGCGACCAGCCCGGTCACGGCCGGTCGAGCCGGCTCAACTCCGGCGACTACGACATCGCCGCGCTGGGCAAGTCGCTGGCCGCGGTGCTCGACCGCACGTGTCCCGAGGGGCACATCATCCTGGTCGGCCATTCCATGGGCGGCATGACGATCATGGCGTTCGCCGAGCAGTATCCGGAGTGGTTCGGCCGGCGCGTCACCGGTGTGGTGCTCATGTCCACCTCGGCCGGTCTGATCGACAAGACCAAGCTGGGCCTGCCGTCGCTGGTGGCCCGGGCCAGCGCGCCGTTCTTCCCGCTCTGGGGCAAGGCGGCCCATCTGGGCGGCACCACCATCGACCGGGCCCGGGTGGTCTCCTCCGACCTGGCCTGGCTGCTCACCCGGCGGTATGGCTTCGGTGAACCCAAGCCCAGTCCGTCGTTGGTCACTTTCGTGGAGAACATGAACTCCAAGACCTCGGTCGAGACGCTGACCAAATACCTGCACACGCTCTACACTCACAACCGCTTCCCGGCCCTGTCCGCCCTGCGCGGCACCCCGGTGCTGGTGATCGTGGGCACACGCGACTATCTGACCCCGGTGACCCATTCCGAGGAGATCCTGCGGCACCTGCCCGACGCCGAGCTCGTCAAGGTCGACAACAGCGGTCACGTCGTGATGCTGGAGAAGGCCGACGAGGTCAACGCCGCGCTGCTGCCGTTCCTGGAGCGGATCTCGTGA
- the alr gene encoding alanine racemase — protein sequence MWQAEVRIDLDAIRDNVALLRARTTAEVMAVVKGDGYGHGMLPSARAALAGGATWLGVATLEEGLALRRAGFEVPVLAWLHSPGQPLHEGVAAGIDLNAGSLELLGELVTAARRAERTARVHLKLDTGLSRGGATPAEWPALLEAAAKAQADGDIEVVGVWSHFVYADEPGHETIDHQLAVFAEGLATAERFGIAPRYRHIANSAATLTRPDSHYDLVRPGIAVYGLSPVAGETFGLRPAMTARARVALTKRVPAGQGVSYGHTYFTERETTLALVPLGYADGVPRAASNAGPVQLGGRRRTVAGRVCMDQIVLDVGDDPVVSGDVATLFGPGDDGGPTADDWAEVVGTINYEIVTRFGSTRVPRVYDGGAA from the coding sequence ATGTGGCAGGCCGAGGTCCGGATCGATCTGGACGCCATCCGGGACAACGTCGCGTTGCTGCGCGCCAGGACGACCGCCGAGGTCATGGCCGTCGTCAAGGGCGACGGCTACGGGCACGGCATGCTGCCCTCGGCGCGGGCCGCCCTCGCCGGCGGGGCGACGTGGCTGGGCGTGGCGACGCTCGAGGAGGGCCTGGCGTTGCGCCGGGCCGGGTTCGAGGTGCCCGTGCTGGCCTGGTTGCATTCGCCCGGGCAGCCGTTGCACGAGGGCGTGGCGGCCGGCATCGACCTCAACGCGGGCAGCCTCGAGCTGCTCGGTGAGCTGGTCACGGCGGCCCGGCGCGCCGAGCGCACGGCCCGGGTCCACCTCAAGCTCGACACGGGGCTGTCCCGTGGCGGCGCCACCCCGGCCGAGTGGCCCGCGCTGCTCGAGGCGGCCGCGAAGGCTCAGGCCGACGGCGACATCGAGGTGGTCGGCGTCTGGAGTCACTTCGTCTACGCCGACGAGCCCGGTCACGAGACCATCGACCACCAGTTGGCCGTTTTCGCCGAAGGGCTGGCCACCGCCGAGCGTTTCGGCATCGCCCCGCGCTATCGGCACATCGCCAACTCGGCGGCCACGCTGACCCGCCCCGACTCGCATTACGACCTGGTGCGTCCCGGCATCGCGGTCTACGGCCTGTCCCCGGTGGCCGGTGAGACCTTCGGGTTGCGCCCGGCCATGACGGCGCGGGCGCGGGTCGCGCTGACCAAGCGGGTGCCGGCGGGCCAGGGCGTCTCCTACGGCCACACTTATTTCACCGAGCGCGAGACGACCCTGGCGCTGGTGCCGCTGGGCTACGCCGACGGGGTGCCCCGCGCGGCCTCCAACGCGGGTCCGGTGCAGCTCGGCGGCAGACGGCGTACGGTGGCCGGCCGGGTCTGCATGGATCAGATCGTCCTCGACGTCGGCGACGACCCGGTGGTGTCCGGTGACGTGGCCACGCTGTTCGGGCCGGGCGACGACGGCGGGCCCACGGCCGACGACTGGGCCGAGGTCGTCGGCACGATCAACTACGAGATCGTGACCCGGTTCGGCAGCACCCGGGTCCCGCGGGTCTACGACGGAGGTGCCGCGTGA
- a CDS encoding NAD(P)H-hydrate dehydratase, with the protein MRQAWRVADVRAAEKALMATLPEGTLMQRAAAGLARRCALLLQDTGGVYGARVVLLVGSGDNGGDTLLAGAALARRGAQVRALLMRPDRVHLAGLRALRAAGGFTVRELPDRADLVLDGIVGIGASGGLRKPAAAVAERLGELRGRDGARPAVVAVDVPSGVAVDTGDVPGAAVTADVTVTFGCLKPAHVVGPASVRCGQVELVDIGLGPVLRADPAVSVPGSADIAAWWPHPGPTSDKYTRGVVGIATGSATYPGAALLGVGGALAGPTGMVRYVGSAHEEVVRAHPSVVAVPRLANAGRVQAWVCGSGLGTDEQARTTLRSVLATALPVVLDADALTLLVDGKHATDLRRDAPVVVTPHDGEFKRLAGEAPGSDRAGAALKLASWMNAVVLLKGDRTIVATPAGAVWANPTGTSALATAGSGDVLAGLLGSLLAGGLPAERAAVAAAYAHGLAGRRAAQDGPVSAPDIAAALRPTVRDLTSQ; encoded by the coding sequence ATGCGGCAGGCATGGCGGGTCGCGGATGTGCGCGCGGCCGAGAAAGCTCTCATGGCGACGCTGCCCGAGGGCACGCTGATGCAGCGGGCCGCCGCGGGCCTGGCCCGCCGTTGCGCGTTGCTGCTGCAGGACACGGGCGGCGTCTACGGCGCGCGCGTGGTGCTGCTCGTGGGCAGCGGCGACAACGGTGGCGACACGCTGCTGGCCGGGGCGGCTCTGGCCCGTCGCGGCGCCCAGGTGCGGGCCCTGCTGATGCGGCCCGACCGGGTCCACCTGGCGGGTTTGCGGGCGCTGCGTGCGGCGGGCGGTTTCACCGTCCGTGAGCTGCCCGACCGGGCCGACCTCGTGCTCGACGGCATCGTCGGCATCGGGGCCAGCGGTGGCCTGCGCAAGCCCGCGGCGGCTGTGGCCGAGCGGCTGGGCGAGCTGCGCGGCCGCGACGGGGCGCGGCCCGCGGTGGTGGCGGTCGATGTGCCGAGCGGGGTGGCCGTCGACACCGGCGATGTGCCGGGGGCGGCGGTCACGGCCGACGTCACGGTCACCTTCGGCTGCCTCAAGCCGGCCCACGTGGTCGGCCCCGCCTCGGTGCGCTGCGGCCAGGTCGAGCTGGTCGACATCGGTCTCGGGCCGGTGCTGCGGGCCGATCCGGCCGTCTCGGTGCCCGGCTCCGCCGACATCGCTGCCTGGTGGCCGCATCCCGGCCCCACTTCCGACAAGTACACCCGCGGCGTGGTCGGCATCGCCACCGGCTCGGCGACCTACCCGGGGGCCGCCCTGCTCGGCGTGGGCGGCGCCCTGGCCGGCCCGACCGGCATGGTGCGCTATGTGGGCAGCGCCCATGAGGAGGTGGTGCGGGCGCATCCCTCGGTGGTGGCCGTGCCTCGCCTGGCCAACGCGGGGCGGGTGCAGGCCTGGGTGTGCGGTTCCGGCCTGGGCACCGACGAGCAGGCCCGCACGACCTTGCGCAGCGTCCTGGCCACCGCGCTGCCCGTGGTGCTCGACGCCGACGCGCTGACCCTGCTGGTCGACGGCAAGCACGCCACGGATCTGCGCCGCGACGCCCCGGTGGTGGTCACGCCGCACGACGGCGAGTTCAAGCGGCTGGCCGGCGAGGCGCCCGGTTCGGACCGGGCCGGCGCGGCGCTCAAACTGGCCTCCTGGATGAACGCGGTGGTGCTGCTCAAGGGCGACCGGACGATCGTGGCCACCCCGGCCGGCGCGGTCTGGGCCAATCCGACGGGCACGTCCGCGCTGGCCACGGCGGGCAGCGGCGACGTGCTGGCCGGTCTGCTGGGGTCGCTGCTGGCCGGTGGGCTGCCGGCCGAGCGGGCCGCGGTCGCGGCGGCGTACGCGCACGGTCTGGCCGGCCGCCGCGCCGCGCAGGACGGCCCGGTGAGCGCCCCCGACATAGCCGCCGCTCTGCGTCCCACCGTTCGTGACCTGACCAGTCAGTAG
- a CDS encoding holo-ACP synthase → MIVAVGIDVVLVERFARALERTPLLATRLFTEGERLSSTGNPRSAESLAARFAAKEAVAKALGAPAGMLWHDCEIVADPDGRPWLTVSGTVAAVAAERGVNRWHLSLSHDGGIASAMVVAET, encoded by the coding sequence GTGATCGTGGCTGTCGGCATCGATGTGGTCCTGGTGGAGCGCTTCGCCCGCGCTCTCGAGCGGACGCCGCTGCTGGCGACCCGGCTCTTCACCGAGGGCGAGCGGCTGAGCTCCACCGGCAATCCGCGGTCGGCCGAGTCGCTGGCCGCCCGGTTCGCGGCCAAGGAAGCGGTGGCCAAGGCGCTGGGCGCGCCCGCGGGCATGCTGTGGCACGACTGTGAGATCGTCGCCGACCCCGACGGCCGTCCCTGGCTGACCGTCTCGGGCACGGTCGCCGCGGTCGCCGCCGAGCGCGGGGTCAATCGGTGGCATTTGTCGCTCTCGCACGACGGCGGCATCGCCTCGGCCATGGTGGTCGCCGAAACGTGA
- a CDS encoding alpha/beta hydrolase, whose amino-acid sequence MTSAVQARLQATDPARWRALALSWRRWAELTGHLIAELVSRLAALPPVWRGTAATAAAHRLEELRRRLVLFRLHCWRADQTAGEFAAALARARALLSRPLTGGEPAVALALAARADAEATERLHSLADMISAPAAPPGPALGRPDCTASPAEVRRWWAGLPRDQRNWLLATEASGLARLDGLPAADRDIANRLLLDDRLAELDRAIARATGRERERLREVRNGLFALDHRLADDSGPRAYLLRLDVAEEGRAVVALGDPDRADNVLTHVPGMTADLASFGGELARAERVAVRAAEVGPAVATSAVMWLDYDAPDFVDEAASARRAEAGAPALRHFQEGLRAAHEGPPGRQVLLGHSYGSLVVGTAAAAGGLDADSVVFVGSPGVGVDSARDLRVPSGEVWSSTARNDVVQYAAVSPGSLVRDLGTAGAVPGLGALLAFGRPERDLWFGHNPSDEAFGAHVFTSAPGGGHVGYWEPGSPSLETLTAITLGTAR is encoded by the coding sequence ATGACCAGCGCCGTTCAAGCGCGTCTGCAGGCCACCGATCCGGCCCGGTGGCGAGCGCTGGCCCTTTCCTGGCGCCGCTGGGCCGAGCTGACCGGTCACCTGATCGCCGAGCTGGTCTCCCGGCTGGCCGCCCTGCCGCCCGTGTGGCGCGGCACCGCAGCTACGGCCGCCGCCCACCGGCTGGAGGAGCTGCGCCGCCGCCTGGTCCTGTTCCGCCTGCACTGCTGGCGGGCCGACCAGACGGCCGGCGAGTTCGCGGCCGCCCTGGCCCGGGCCAGGGCGCTGCTGTCGCGCCCGCTCACGGGCGGCGAGCCGGCCGTGGCGCTCGCGTTGGCGGCCCGGGCCGACGCCGAGGCGACCGAGCGCCTGCACAGCCTGGCCGACATGATCAGTGCCCCGGCCGCGCCGCCCGGCCCCGCCCTCGGTCGACCCGACTGCACCGCTTCGCCCGCCGAGGTGCGGCGCTGGTGGGCCGGGCTCCCCCGCGACCAGCGCAACTGGCTGCTCGCGACCGAGGCGTCCGGGCTGGCCCGGCTCGACGGGCTGCCCGCGGCCGACCGCGACATCGCGAACCGTCTCCTGCTCGACGACCGGCTGGCCGAGCTCGACCGGGCGATCGCCAGGGCCACCGGGCGGGAGCGCGAGCGGCTGCGTGAGGTCCGCAACGGCTTGTTCGCGCTCGACCATCGGCTGGCCGACGATTCCGGGCCGCGGGCCTATCTGCTCCGGCTCGACGTGGCCGAGGAGGGCCGCGCGGTGGTGGCGCTGGGCGATCCGGACCGAGCCGACAATGTGCTCACCCATGTGCCCGGCATGACGGCCGATCTGGCCTCGTTCGGGGGCGAGCTGGCCCGGGCCGAACGCGTCGCCGTGCGGGCCGCCGAGGTCGGACCGGCCGTCGCGACCAGCGCCGTGATGTGGCTCGACTACGACGCGCCCGATTTCGTCGACGAGGCGGCGAGCGCCCGCCGGGCCGAGGCCGGGGCGCCCGCGTTGCGGCACTTCCAGGAGGGGCTGCGGGCCGCGCATGAGGGCCCGCCCGGTCGGCAGGTGCTGCTCGGGCACAGCTACGGCTCGCTGGTGGTCGGCACGGCAGCCGCCGCCGGTGGTCTCGACGCCGACAGTGTGGTGTTCGTCGGCTCGCCCGGGGTCGGGGTGGATTCGGCCCGCGATCTGCGGGTGCCCTCGGGCGAGGTGTGGTCGAGCACCGCCCGCAACGACGTCGTGCAGTACGCGGCGGTCTCCCCCGGCAGCCTGGTGCGCGATCTGGGCACGGCCGGCGCCGTGCCCGGGCTCGGCGCGCTGCTGGCCTTCGGCCGGCCCGAGCGCGACCTGTGGTTCGGCCACAATCCGAGCGATGAGGCCTTCGGCGCCCACGTCTTCACCAGCGCACCCGGCGGTGGCCACGTCGGCTACTGGGAGCCCGGCTCCCCGTCCCTGGAAACGCTGACGGCGATCACCCTGGGGACGGCCCGGTAG
- the glmS gene encoding glutamine--fructose-6-phosphate transaminase (isomerizing) — translation MCGIVGYVGGRPALSIVLDGLRRLEYRGYDSAGVAVVDDGAVLTEKKAGKLANLEKALAESGESRIAAGLTGIGHTRWATHGGPTDRNAHPHVSQDGRVAVIHNGIIENFARLRAELEATGVEFTSDTDTECAAHLLAAEVRQLREAGLLEGPQLLAEGMRRTVRRLEGAFTLLAVDVDVPGAVVAARRNSPLVVGRGEGENFLASDVSAFIEHTRQAIELGQDQVVLITPAGIEITGFDGSPQEGKEYHVSWDASAAEKGGHDYFMLKEIAEQPQAIADTLLGRLSERGEIVLDEVRLTDQDLRDVDKIFIVACGTSYHAGMVAKYAIEHWVRIPCEVELASEFRYRDPILDRSTLVVAISQSGESMDTLMALRHAKEQKARVLAICNTNGSTIPRESDAVLYTHGGPEIAVASTKAFLTQLVACYLIGLHLAQIRGVMYADEVSAVVEKLQQTPDSLRTLLGRMEEVRELARDLKTASTVLFIGRHVGYPVALEGALKLKELAYMHAEGFAAGELKHGPIALIDEGTPVVCVVPSPAGRGVMRDKVVSNIQEVRARGARTIVIAEEGDEDVRAFADHLIPVPATPTLLAPLMTTVPLQVLACEIAAARGHDVDQPRNLAKSVTVE, via the coding sequence ATGTGTGGCATCGTGGGGTACGTCGGCGGTCGTCCGGCGCTCAGCATCGTTCTTGACGGACTGCGCAGGCTGGAATACCGCGGATACGACTCCGCCGGTGTGGCGGTCGTCGACGACGGCGCCGTCCTGACCGAGAAGAAGGCCGGCAAGCTGGCCAACCTGGAAAAGGCGCTGGCCGAGTCCGGCGAATCGCGGATCGCGGCCGGGCTCACCGGCATCGGGCACACCCGCTGGGCGACGCACGGCGGCCCGACCGACCGCAACGCCCACCCGCACGTCTCGCAGGACGGCCGGGTCGCGGTCATCCACAACGGCATCATCGAGAACTTCGCCCGCCTGCGCGCCGAGCTCGAGGCGACCGGCGTCGAATTCACCAGCGACACCGACACCGAATGCGCCGCCCACCTGCTCGCGGCCGAGGTGCGCCAGCTCCGCGAAGCCGGCCTGCTCGAGGGCCCGCAGCTGCTGGCCGAAGGCATGCGCCGCACGGTTCGCCGGCTCGAAGGCGCGTTCACCCTGCTCGCCGTCGACGTCGACGTGCCCGGCGCGGTCGTCGCCGCCCGGCGCAACTCGCCGCTGGTCGTGGGCCGCGGCGAAGGCGAGAACTTCCTGGCCAGCGACGTGTCGGCGTTCATCGAGCACACCCGCCAGGCGATTGAGCTGGGCCAGGACCAAGTCGTGCTGATCACCCCGGCCGGCATCGAGATCACCGGGTTCGACGGCTCGCCCCAGGAGGGCAAGGAATACCACGTCAGCTGGGACGCCTCGGCCGCCGAGAAGGGCGGACACGACTACTTCATGCTCAAGGAGATCGCCGAGCAGCCCCAGGCGATCGCCGACACCCTGCTCGGCCGCCTCTCCGAACGCGGCGAGATCGTGCTCGACGAGGTGCGCCTGACCGACCAGGACCTGCGCGACGTCGATAAGATCTTCATCGTGGCCTGCGGCACGTCCTACCACGCGGGCATGGTGGCCAAGTACGCCATCGAGCACTGGGTGCGCATCCCGTGCGAGGTCGAACTGGCCAGCGAGTTCCGCTACCGCGACCCGATCCTCGACCGCTCCACCCTGGTCGTGGCGATCAGCCAGTCCGGCGAGTCGATGGACACGCTGATGGCGTTGCGCCACGCCAAGGAGCAGAAAGCCCGCGTGCTGGCGATCTGCAACACCAACGGCTCGACGATCCCCCGCGAGTCGGACGCGGTGCTCTACACCCACGGCGGGCCCGAGATCGCTGTCGCGTCGACCAAGGCGTTCCTGACCCAGCTCGTCGCCTGCTACCTGATCGGGCTGCACCTGGCCCAGATCCGCGGCGTCATGTACGCCGACGAGGTGTCCGCCGTGGTCGAGAAGCTGCAGCAGACGCCGGACAGCCTGCGCACACTGCTGGGCCGCATGGAGGAGGTGCGCGAACTCGCCCGCGACCTCAAGACGGCGTCGACCGTGCTGTTCATCGGCCGGCACGTGGGCTACCCGGTGGCCCTGGAAGGCGCGCTCAAGCTCAAGGAACTGGCCTACATGCACGCCGAGGGCTTCGCCGCCGGTGAGCTCAAGCACGGGCCGATCGCCCTGATCGACGAGGGCACACCGGTCGTCTGCGTGGTGCCCTCGCCGGCCGGCCGTGGCGTCATGCGCGACAAGGTCGTCTCCAACATCCAGGAGGTCCGCGCCCGCGGCGCCCGGACGATCGTGATCGCCGAAGAGGGCGACGAGGACGTGCGTGCCTTCGCCGACCACCTGATCCCGGTGCCCGCCACCCCGACCCTGCTGGCCCCGCTGATGACCACCGTGCCGTTGCAGGTGCTGGCGTGCGAGATCGCGGCCGCCCGCGGTCACGACGTCGACCAGCCCCGCAACCTGGCCAAGTCCGTCACCGTGGAATAG
- a CDS encoding MmpS family transport accessory protein gives MSNQPDNRPSDGTTEPFVPQPPAPPTFQPGYASLPQPPNPDYPPTSEFPAAPTEQYRVQSYEPPPGYGPPPGHGTEPPPGYGPPPGHGTEPPPGYGPPPGHGTEPPPGYGPPPGYGAPPPGYGPPPAYGPPPGYGPPGYQQPPRPPRKSKTPMVLLVIAVTLLLCGGVATAGVMFVRNVTDKAKEALPELPQLPSAAPQIPDLPTDLPSVPGNAPDVTGRKITVTYEVSGEGQASQILYVEKLGETPKRLQNVNLPWKFTTEMETPALVSVVAMRVGTSEGTIACRALVDGAEVKQRTSSSSTVATASCTHFAIE, from the coding sequence ATGAGCAATCAGCCGGACAATCGGCCGTCGGACGGCACGACTGAGCCTTTCGTGCCGCAGCCGCCCGCGCCGCCGACCTTCCAACCCGGGTACGCGTCGTTGCCGCAGCCACCCAACCCCGACTACCCGCCGACGTCGGAGTTCCCGGCCGCGCCGACGGAGCAGTATCGGGTGCAGTCCTACGAGCCGCCGCCCGGCTACGGGCCGCCCCCGGGACACGGGACTGAGCCGCCGCCCGGCTACGGGCCGCCCCCCGGACACGGGACTGAGCCGCCGCCCGGCTACGGGCCGCCCCCCGGACACGGGACTGAGCCGCCGCCCGGCTACGGGCCGCCCCCGGGTTACGGAGCGCCGCCCCCGGGTTACGGGCCGCCGCCGGCGTACGGTCCGCCTCCGGGCTACGGCCCGCCCGGCTATCAACAACCGCCGCGGCCGCCGCGCAAGAGCAAGACGCCGATGGTCCTGCTCGTGATCGCGGTCACCCTTCTGCTGTGCGGCGGCGTGGCCACCGCGGGCGTGATGTTCGTGCGCAACGTGACCGACAAGGCCAAGGAGGCGCTGCCCGAGCTGCCGCAGCTGCCCTCGGCCGCACCGCAGATCCCCGATCTGCCGACCGATCTGCCCAGCGTCCCGGGGAACGCGCCGGACGTGACCGGCCGCAAGATCACGGTGACGTACGAGGTGAGTGGCGAGGGTCAGGCCTCCCAGATCCTGTATGTGGAGAAGCTCGGCGAGACGCCCAAGCGGCTGCAGAACGTCAACCTGCCGTGGAAGTTCACGACCGAGATGGAGACGCCCGCCCTGGTGTCGGTGGTCGCCATGCGGGTCGGCACGTCGGAGGGCACGATCGCCTGCCGGGCCCTCGTCGACGGGGCCGAGGTCAAGCAGCGCACCTCGAGCTCGTCGACTGTGGCCACCGCGTCGTGCACGCATTTCGCCATCGAGTGA